GGTCAAAACGGGCTGGTCATTCTTGGCTCGCAACAATACCGATGCCGGTGTCAATTCACGCCGAATAATCCCCTCGGCGTGCATGGCGATAAGCCCTTCCGCGATCCCCGTCATCACGACTTTCAATTCGTAGTCGCTGAACGCACCCGCCTTCATCCGCTGAGCAACCGTCTCGCCATCCTCCCAGCGATCAATAACCCACCATAATCCGTCAACCTCTGCGGCGGTGATATTGCGAGCGACGTTGGGATGGTCGTCGATACGGTCACAAACTTCGATGTGTCGATGCAGATAGACCTCAACCTCCGTCCGCTCACGATCACTCATGTGGCGAAGCTCGTAACATTTGCCCCTCGCAAACCGTTGGGGAATAAACCGATGACGCAATTTGACAAGCTGGTACTGCAACCCATTCGTCGTTGTCGCCCAACCGCTCAAATACTTCTCCACTTCGTATTCAAGCACACTGCCCGAAGGTGCAACGCTTGTCTGCGCCCCCATCGCGGCCTTTTCTTCGGGGTGCAAGACTTCCAACACGCTATCGATGCCAAATGCTCGACTAACCGCCTGTTTTAGCTTGCTGAGCAAAACCGGTTCGCCACGCAACATTTTGTTGGCCGTGCTTCGGTCAACCATCGCCTTGACTCTAAAGTCCGCGACGGTCATTCCCGCATCGACTCGCAGACGACGCATCAGTAGGGCATCTGCTCGATATTCACGTTGTTCCAAATCCATGTCGGTCAGCTCTCCTCGAAGGGGCTGACAACAGGTTTGCCCGATTCATCGACATCGACACGAATGTTCGTCAAACCACGTTCTTGGCGTGCCTCAATAAACACGTCGGCCAACAATGCGATGATCTTGTTCCTCATATCGCGAGTGTCACTAGTCGCTTCAGATTGCGCAAACAGATCGACGATGATGCTGGGAGCGAGGCAGCACAAGTTCAGCCCATAGGCATTCGCTGTAGCACTGATCTGTATGGCGATGACTTGCAGCTTCGAATCTTGATCCAACGGACGGAACACAAGAATTCCGTCAATTCGGCTGACAAATTCAGGGGTGAATTTCGGCGATCGTTTTAAGATTTCCCGAACTGCATTGTCTCGTTTTGCCTCTTCCCCGATTTCACTATCTACATTGGCGATCGCCTCAAACGACTCATTGCTCGTCATTACGATAATCGCCTCGGTAAAGTCTACCCGATTGCCAGATCCTTGTTCGTCAAGATGCCCCTCTCCCATAATGGATAGCAATGAGGTGAGCACATCGGCATGAGCTTTTTCCAACTCATCAAATAGAATTAACTGACGTTTGTTGCTCATCATGGGACGAGTCAATTGCCCCCCTTTATCTGCGCCAACGTAGCCCGGTGGAGGCCCGACGAGTCTTGACGCACTATGCGGGTCCTTGAAATCCGCACAATTAAAGCGGAGCATTCGCTTCTCGTCGCCGAACAAAAATTCGGCCATTGCTTTTGCCATCTCCGTTTTGCCGGTCGCCGGGGGACCGACGAACAGGAGTGTCGCGACAGGCTTATCTCGCCTTTCTACCGCCAACCCTTGACGCACGAACCTTGCCACTGATCGAACAGTGTCGTCTTGACCGAGCACTCGCCGACTCAGATGGTCAATCATTTCTTCAAGATGAAAGACATTATTCATTCTCTGAGCCAGTTCAGCTAGAAGTCGTTTTAATTCGTCTTTATTTGTGATGGATAAGGGATCAAAAGGTTCATCATTCATGGTTTTCACTCACGACAAGGGATAGGTTATTTTGCTTCTGTGCTGAAATAGCAACAATCGGCTTTCGTAATAGATTTTGAATTCGTTTCGGAAACATGCAATATCCGATCGCATCGTTCCACTTTGCAACCTGCGTGGCCAAAATCATCGCATCGACTTGTACCAACCGAATGTCGTGATCCTCGCACTCTTTAATCATCAACAAAGCGGCCACTTCGGCTATCTGTTCATCGGAAGGCGTTTGGCAAAAATAGAATTCAGAAATAGCCGATACCAATCTGGAGCCAATCGCCGATTCTCGACAGAGCGTCTCAATCACGCTTTCCTTCCAAAGGCTCCGTCCTAAAGCTTTTTCATCAAGGGCCAACACCGATTCGATGCCCACAGTCGTCGTTATCACGACCACCGAGTTCTCAAAGGATACTGGTTCATCTTCGCCTGGAACCGTGATCGAACCTTTCCTTAGAATGATGTCCAATAGACTTTGTACTTCGGCATCGGCTGATTCGAGTCGCTCAAAACACACCAATCCCAAGCCGGAGTCGGCGGCGATCTTCGCCAAGCTGCCGGGCGATGCTTGGGTTCCGATAAGACTATCAACACTGATTCGTGAACAATCGAAGACATGAGCCCCGTTTTGGGCATAAAGAAGTTTCGCCAGCACACGCGAGAGATAGGTCTTGCCGATGCCTTCTGCGCCGATTAGCAACACCGATGCGAGAGGTTCTTTCAACGCTCCCTTGCGGCGTGAAGCTCGAACCTGATGATGATCGTAAATGCTTTCCAGCATCCCCGTGATCACGTTGTCGTGCCCGCGAACAAGCTGCTTTGCTATTCTCTCGGCCGCCCGATAGTCACTTCGCAAATGTAGCAACAACCTGCGTGTCTTGGCATTTTCGACTGTCGGAATATCGTCGCCTGTCAGGTAACAAACCAAGCGAATGTAGGCTAGTATGAAGCGATACTCACACGCCCCCACCAA
This window of the Novipirellula artificiosorum genome carries:
- a CDS encoding AAA family ATPase: MFQQCLRFVFLAFLAWWILAYLAGWWWVLPWLVTAIALLNAVTAWLLRLHREWLVGACEYRFILAYIRLVCYLTGDDIPTVENAKTRRLLLHLRSDYRAAERIAKQLVRGHDNVITGMLESIYDHHQVRASRRKGALKEPLASVLLIGAEGIGKTYLSRVLAKLLYAQNGAHVFDCSRISVDSLIGTQASPGSLAKIAADSGLGLVCFERLESADAEVQSLLDIILRKGSITVPGEDEPVSFENSVVVITTTVGIESVLALDEKALGRSLWKESVIETLCRESAIGSRLVSAISEFYFCQTPSDEQIAEVAALLMIKECEDHDIRLVQVDAMILATQVAKWNDAIGYCMFPKRIQNLLRKPIVAISAQKQNNLSLVVSENHE
- a CDS encoding protein kinase domain-containing protein — translated: MDLEQREYRADALLMRRLRVDAGMTVADFRVKAMVDRSTANKMLRGEPVLLSKLKQAVSRAFGIDSVLEVLHPEEKAAMGAQTSVAPSGSVLEYEVEKYLSGWATTTNGLQYQLVKLRHRFIPQRFARGKCYELRHMSDRERTEVEVYLHRHIEVCDRIDDHPNVARNITAAEVDGLWWVIDRWEDGETVAQRMKAGAFSDYELKVVMTGIAEGLIAMHAEGIIRRELTPASVLLRAKNDQPVLTDLEMAKINKGGPTVAPAVWPDDPYRALEVTGSKEITEKADIYSWGRIFAHAAWGNLPERGKEEIERLTKLPTKTRDVVNLSLQITPSARKVTLKQIVDSLKAWIV
- a CDS encoding AAA family ATPase; translation: MNDEPFDPLSITNKDELKRLLAELAQRMNNVFHLEEMIDHLSRRVLGQDDTVRSVARFVRQGLAVERRDKPVATLLFVGPPATGKTEMAKAMAEFLFGDEKRMLRFNCADFKDPHSASRLVGPPPGYVGADKGGQLTRPMMSNKRQLILFDELEKAHADVLTSLLSIMGEGHLDEQGSGNRVDFTEAIIVMTSNESFEAIANVDSEIGEEAKRDNAVREILKRSPKFTPEFVSRIDGILVFRPLDQDSKLQVIAIQISATANAYGLNLCCLAPSIIVDLFAQSEATSDTRDMRNKIIALLADVFIEARQERGLTNIRVDVDESGKPVVSPFEES